In Candidatus Promineifilum breve, one genomic interval encodes:
- a CDS encoding S9 family peptidase, whose protein sequence is MTDPQTPAMPRLTAADDLYRFNTPGDPQIAPDGRRVVFTVQRVERETEKKYTNLWLAEADGTRLRQFTHGKWADTQPRWSPDGQTIAFVSNRGNEEQAQIYLIPIDGGEARPLTELKGNFASFEWSPDGAQLVCQFRRKDADALEREKDETKKKLGISYRHITSADYKFDGAGYLPRERWHVWVIDAANGAATQLTEGDKDETEPRWSPDGQQILFASNRAERPDMDFDATELYLIPAAGGEMRQLETHPGRKFAAVFSPDGTHVAYLGRAEFGRWYQNARLYVAPVAGGGARELSGAIDLHLAPATNGDFFNGTAPSLPVWSADGRRVYCLATTRANEWLLSLAVFEPNDEPLWLVNEPGVLGGYTFDRERRRVAYLWSTLDDPVQLLVRDAGQDGRPGEPRPLTTLNPWLAEIATGDIEEVWFKAADGYDLHGWILKPPGFDPAQQYPSILQIHGGPQTQYGNIYMHEFHYLAAAGYVVYWSNPRGSQGYGEAMTGAIYGRWGTVDYDDVMAWADYAARLPYIDTDRMGVTGGSYGGYMTTLIIGRTDRFRAAVAQRVVSNFLSFYGSSDLNYGLEHLAGAPMPWDDMATCWAQSPISAINNATTPTLVIHSENDYRCDQEQGEQVFVALRRLGVDTELLLLPGESHGVSRGGRTDRRIARLEHMLGWFERYLK, encoded by the coding sequence ATGACCGACCCCCAGACCCCCGCCATGCCCCGCCTGACCGCGGCCGATGATCTCTACCGTTTCAACACCCCCGGCGACCCCCAGATCGCTCCCGACGGCCGCCGCGTGGTCTTCACCGTGCAGCGCGTGGAGCGCGAGACGGAGAAAAAGTACACCAATCTCTGGCTGGCCGAGGCCGACGGCACGCGCCTGCGCCAGTTCACCCACGGCAAATGGGCCGACACCCAGCCGCGCTGGTCGCCCGACGGCCAGACGATCGCCTTCGTCTCCAACCGCGGCAACGAGGAGCAGGCGCAGATCTACCTCATCCCGATTGACGGCGGCGAGGCCCGGCCGCTGACCGAGTTGAAGGGCAATTTCGCCTCGTTCGAATGGTCGCCCGACGGCGCGCAACTCGTCTGCCAGTTCCGGCGCAAGGACGCCGACGCGCTGGAGCGCGAAAAGGACGAGACGAAGAAGAAGCTGGGCATCTCCTACCGCCACATCACCAGCGCCGATTACAAGTTCGACGGCGCGGGCTACCTGCCCCGCGAGCGCTGGCACGTCTGGGTCATCGACGCCGCCAACGGCGCGGCCACCCAGTTGACCGAGGGCGACAAGGACGAGACCGAGCCGCGCTGGTCGCCCGACGGCCAACAAATCCTGTTCGCCTCCAACCGCGCCGAGCGGCCGGACATGGACTTCGACGCGACCGAGCTATACCTCATCCCGGCCGCCGGCGGCGAGATGCGCCAACTGGAGACACACCCCGGCCGCAAGTTCGCCGCCGTCTTTTCGCCCGATGGGACACACGTGGCCTATCTGGGGCGCGCTGAGTTTGGCCGCTGGTATCAGAACGCCCGCCTCTACGTGGCCCCCGTGGCCGGCGGCGGCGCGCGCGAACTGAGCGGCGCTATTGACCTGCATCTGGCCCCCGCGACCAACGGCGACTTCTTCAACGGCACCGCGCCGTCGTTGCCCGTCTGGTCGGCCGACGGCCGGCGCGTCTACTGCCTGGCCACGACGCGCGCGAATGAGTGGCTGCTGTCGCTGGCCGTCTTCGAGCCAAACGACGAGCCGCTATGGCTGGTCAATGAACCGGGCGTATTGGGCGGCTACACCTTCGACCGCGAGCGGCGGCGCGTCGCCTATCTGTGGTCGACACTGGACGACCCGGTGCAACTGCTGGTGCGCGATGCCGGCCAGGACGGCCGGCCCGGCGAACCGCGCCCGCTGACGACGCTCAACCCGTGGCTGGCCGAGATAGCGACGGGCGACATCGAAGAGGTGTGGTTCAAGGCCGCCGACGGCTACGATCTGCACGGCTGGATCCTCAAGCCGCCCGGCTTCGACCCGGCGCAACAGTACCCGTCTATCCTGCAAATCCACGGCGGGCCGCAGACGCAGTACGGCAACATCTACATGCACGAGTTCCACTATCTGGCCGCGGCCGGCTACGTGGTCTACTGGAGCAACCCGCGCGGCAGCCAGGGGTATGGCGAGGCCATGACCGGGGCCATCTACGGCCGGTGGGGCACGGTCGATTACGACGACGTGATGGCCTGGGCCGACTACGCGGCCCGGCTGCCCTACATCGACACCGACCGTATGGGCGTCACCGGCGGCAGCTATGGCGGCTACATGACCACGCTCATCATCGGCCGCACCGACCGCTTCCGGGCCGCCGTGGCCCAGCGCGTGGTCAGCAATTTCCTCAGCTTCTACGGCTCCAGCGACCTGAACTACGGGCTGGAGCATCTGGCGGGCGCGCCCATGCCGTGGGACGACATGGCGACCTGCTGGGCGCAGTCGCCCATCAGCGCCATCAACAACGCCACGACGCCGACGCTGGTCATCCACAGCGAGAATGACTACCGCTGCGATCAGGAGCAGGGGGAGCAGGTGTTTGTGGCCCTGCGGCGGCTGGGGGTCGATACGGAGCTATTGCTGCTGCCCGGCGAGTCCCACGGCGTCAGCCGCGGCGGCCGCACCGACCGGCGCATCGCCCGGCTAGAGCACATGCTGGGCTGGTTTGAGCGCTACCTGAAATAA
- a CDS encoding ABC transporter ATP-binding protein translates to MSTPEFLSLHDVGLTFADTGEEVLSGVTLSIRAGAFVALVGRSGVGKSTLLRVIGGLLRPTAGVVRLLGGDPAVSPTPIGIVFQRDNLMPWRTVAENVRLPLEMSRGAGEQGSGGAGELMDGAARVAEALAMVGLSDQGDSYPAQLSGGMAQRVAIARALVHRPELLLLDEPFGALDALTREHMAQELLGIWQAHPVTVLMVTHSIAEAVLLADEVLVMNDRPGRITERIAIDLPRPRALEIEATVAYQEYVARVRAAIRE, encoded by the coding sequence ATGAGCACGCCAGAGTTTCTCTCTCTCCACGACGTGGGCCTGACCTTCGCCGACACGGGCGAAGAGGTTTTGTCGGGCGTCACTCTGTCGATTCGCGCCGGGGCGTTTGTGGCCTTGGTCGGCCGCTCCGGGGTGGGCAAGTCAACCTTGTTGCGGGTCATCGGCGGGCTGCTGCGGCCGACGGCCGGCGTCGTGCGCTTGCTGGGCGGCGACCCGGCCGTCTCGCCCACGCCCATCGGCATCGTCTTCCAGCGCGATAACCTGATGCCCTGGCGGACGGTGGCGGAAAATGTGAGGTTGCCGCTGGAGATGAGCAGGGGGGCAGGGGAGCAGGGGAGCGGGGGAGCAGGGGAGTTGATGGATGGGGCGGCGCGGGTGGCCGAGGCGTTGGCGATGGTGGGCTTGAGCGATCAAGGGGATAGCTACCCGGCGCAACTGTCGGGCGGCATGGCCCAGCGCGTGGCGATTGCCCGGGCGCTGGTGCACCGGCCGGAGTTGCTGCTGCTCGACGAGCCGTTCGGCGCGCTCGACGCGCTGACGCGGGAGCACATGGCCCAGGAGCTATTGGGCATCTGGCAGGCCCACCCGGTGACGGTATTGATGGTGACCCACAGCATCGCCGAAGCGGTGCTGCTGGCCGACGAGGTGCTGGTGATGAACGACCGGCCGGGGCGCATCACCGAGCGCATCGCTATCGATCTGCCGCGGCCGCGGGCGCTGGAGATCGAGGCAACGGTGGCGTATCAGGAGTATGTGGCTAGGGTGCGGGCGGCTATTAGGGAGTAG
- a CDS encoding ABC transporter substrate-binding protein, producing the protein MRRSFFLALILLTAALAACGGNAPAELTTIRLPMGYVADPQYAPFYVAVERGYFAEEGLALEFDYSFETDGIALVGAGELPLAVASGEQVILARAQGLPVVYVMQWWQRYPIAVAALSAAGITTPADLAGRNVGIPGFFGASYVGLVGLLSANGLTLDDIDANDIGFNQVESLLTGQSEAVVVYINNEPVQLRQRGETIDIIAVADYIDLVANGILTNEQTIAENPELVQGFINAFRRGLEDTLADPDAAYEISKQYVEGLGDDRRGVLEASLPLWQAEQLGRTDPAAWQQTQDILIEMGLLDGPLPDLAETYTNEFVEQATE; encoded by the coding sequence ATGAGACGTAGCTTTTTCCTGGCCCTGATTCTCCTGACCGCCGCCCTGGCCGCTTGCGGCGGCAACGCCCCGGCCGAACTGACCACCATCCGCCTGCCGATGGGCTATGTGGCCGACCCGCAATACGCGCCGTTCTACGTGGCCGTGGAGCGCGGCTACTTCGCCGAGGAAGGACTGGCGCTGGAGTTCGACTACAGCTTCGAGACCGACGGCATCGCCCTCGTCGGGGCGGGCGAGTTGCCGCTGGCCGTCGCCAGCGGCGAGCAGGTCATCCTGGCCCGCGCCCAGGGGCTGCCGGTGGTCTACGTGATGCAGTGGTGGCAGCGCTACCCCATCGCCGTGGCCGCTCTGAGCGCGGCGGGCATCACCACCCCGGCCGATCTGGCCGGACGCAACGTGGGCATACCCGGTTTCTTCGGGGCCAGCTACGTCGGGCTGGTGGGGCTGCTGTCGGCCAATGGCCTGACCCTGGACGACATCGACGCCAACGACATCGGCTTCAACCAGGTCGAGTCGCTGCTGACCGGCCAATCGGAGGCGGTGGTGGTCTACATCAACAATGAGCCGGTGCAGTTGCGCCAGCGCGGCGAGACCATCGACATCATCGCCGTGGCCGACTACATCGACCTGGTCGCCAACGGCATCCTGACCAACGAGCAGACCATCGCCGAGAACCCGGAACTGGTGCAGGGTTTCATCAATGCCTTCAGGCGCGGCCTGGAGGACACGCTGGCCGACCCGGACGCGGCCTACGAGATCAGCAAGCAGTACGTTGAGGGGCTGGGCGACGATCGGCGCGGCGTGCTGGAGGCGTCGCTGCCGCTGTGGCAGGCCGAGCAACTCGGTCGCACCGACCCCGCCGCCTGGCAGCAGACGCAGGACATCCTGATCGAGATGGGCCTGCTCGACGGCCCGCTGCCCGATCTGGCTGAGACGTATACCAATGAGTTTGTGGAGCAGGCGACGGAATAG